Proteins from one Sylvia atricapilla isolate bSylAtr1 chromosome 1, bSylAtr1.pri, whole genome shotgun sequence genomic window:
- the ABHD3 gene encoding phospholipase ABHD3 produces MDWQVLTRELSLYLESQVRVGFFGSGVGLSLVLGFGVAYACYYLNSIAKKPQLVASNDRFCRFLEEYCPVVTETYYPTIWCWEGRVQTLLRPFITSRPQVQYRNELIKTADGGQISLDWFDNNDSSYYPDASTRPTVLLLPGLTGTSRESYILHMIHQSETLGYRCVVFNNRGIAGEELLTPRTYCAANTEDLEAVIHHVHSLHPSAPFMAAGVSMGGMLLLNYLGKTGRDTPLMAAAIFSAGWNVFESVESLEKPLNWLLFNYYLTTCLQSSISRHRQMLEKLFDMDLVMKARTVREFDKQFTSVMFGYRSIDDYYEDASPCRKLKSVGIPVLCLNSVDDVFSPAHAIPVETAKQNANVALVLTSCGGHIGFLEGIWPRKCTYMDRVFKQFVQAVFEHGNKIFSM; encoded by the exons ATGGACTGGCAGGTGCTGACCAGGGAGCTCTCCCTCTACCTGGAGAGCCAGGTCCGCGTGGGGTTCTTCGGCTCCGGCGTGGGCTTGTCCCTGGTACTGGGTTTCGGCGTCGCCTACGCCTGCTACTACCTCAACAGCATCGCCAAG AAACCCCAGCTCGTGGCAAGCAATGACCGTTTCTGCCGCTTTCTGGAGGAATATTGCCCTGTTGTGACAGAAACTTATTATCCCACAATTTGGTGCTGGGAAGGTCGGGTACAGACTCTCCTGCGCCCCTTTATCACATCTAGACCCCAAGTACAGTACAGGAA TGAGCTCATTAAAACAGCAGATGGAGGACAGATTTCGTTGGATTGGTTTGATAATAATGACAGCTCATATTATCCAGATGCCAGCACAAGACCTACTGTCCTGTTATTGCCTGGCCTGACAGGAACAAGCAGGGAATCCTACATTCTTCATATGATCCATCAAAGTGAGACACTGGGATACAG ATGCGTGGTTTTTAACAATCGAGGAATTGCTGGCGAGGAGCTTTTG ACACCAAGGACTTACTGTGCAGCTAATACAGAGGATTTAGAGGCTGTTATTCATCATGTGCATAGCTTGCACCCCTCAGCTCCATTCATGGCAGCAGGTGTTTCTATGGGAGG CATGCTTCTTTTAAATTACCTGGGCAAAACTGGCAGAGACACTCCTTTAATGGCAGCTGCAATTTTCTCTGCGGGTTGGAATGTTTTTGAATCTGTAGAATCTCTGGAGAAGCCACTAAACTGGCTTCTTTTCAACTATTACTTGACCACTTGTCTACAATCCTCTATCAGCAG GCATCGACAAATGTTGGAGAAATTATTTGATATGGATCTTGTGATGAAG GCTAGAACTGTTAGAGAATTTGATAAGCAGTTCACTTCAGTCATGTTTGGCTACCGTTCGATTGATGATTACTATGAAGATGCTAGCCCATGTCGCAAACTGAAATCAGTAGGAATTCCAGTGTTATGTCTAAACTCTGTGGATGATGTTTTCTCGCCAGCTCATG CCATACCAGTAGAAACTGCCAAACAAAATGCAAACGTTGCTTTGGTTCTGACTTCGTGCGGAGGCCATATCGGTTTTCTGGAAGGAATATGGCCAAGGAAGTGCACTTACATGGACAGAGTCTTCAAGCAGTTTGTGCAAGCTGTGTTTGagcatggaaataaaatctttagCATGTAG